One Exiguobacterium sp. BMC-KP genomic window, AAGACAATGCGAAAGCAATGTTTGAGAAATACAACGAGATCCCACCAGTTACTGAGCTCCAAGAAGATGCAGCAATCAAAGATAACGAAGTTGCAGCAGCAGTCTTCGCACAAGCGAAAAACGGTGTACCAATGCCGAACATCGCTGAAATGGGTCAAGTTTGGGAGCCAATGGCAGCAGCACTCCAGCTTGTTGCAACGAACAAACAAGACGCACAAAAATCAGCTGATGACGCTGTGAAACAAATCAAGCAACAAATCGAAGCAAACAATCAATAAGCGTAAGTGGAACGCGTGAATCCATGACAAAGAGATAAAGAGAGGGGGATCTTGGATTCCCCCTCATCTTTATGGTTGGAAGAGAAGCCTGAGGTCAGACATGACCTTTGGAAAGGAGAACGGACGATGGCTGCGATTGCAACACCACACCCGACGAATCCAACGCCTGAAAAAAAGACGAACCACCGCACGATTGCGGCGCTGATGTCGATCATTCCAGGAGTGGGACAACTATACAATAAACAATTCCTTAAAGGCGCGACATTTTTTGTCGTTGTACTTTCATATTTCCTCGTCAATTTTGAATTGTTCTTTAAAGGAGCCGGAAATGGTCCTGGCGATCGCGGAGCGATCTGGGGCTTGATTACACTCGGTGAGGTACCAGGCGTAAGAGGGGATCACTCGATCTTTCTAATGGTCGAGGGCATCATTGCCTTGATTTTACTTATCTTTGGTATCGCCATTTACGTCTGGAACTTTATCGATGCGTATCGAATCGGTAAGTTACGTGATATGAACCTTGAAGTACCTTCTTTGAAAATGCAACTTCGCAACTTCCGCGATAACGGATTCCCATACGCGATGTTGATTCCTTCGTTAGTACTTTTAGTGTTCACGGTCGTCTTACCGTTGATTTTTACTTTCTTGATTGCCTTTACGAACTATAAATTTAACAACTCACCACCAGCGAAGTTGGTCGAATGGATTGGGATTCAAAACTTCCTGAACATTTTTACGGTCGATATTTTCCGTGATACGTTCGTCAGTGTTCTTGGTTGGACGCTTGTCTGGACTGTCGCTTCAACGACAGGAGTCATCGCAATCGGGATTGGACTTGCTGTCTTACTGAACCAAAAAGGACTCAAAGGAAAACGATTCTTCCGTTCAATCTTGATTCTTTCATGGGCAGTACCAGCCTTCATCACGATCTTGATCTTCCGCTCGATGTTCAATGAAACATTTGGTGTCTTCAATACGACGTTACTACCAGCAATTGGTCTTAATAATGGTATTGATTGGATGACGGATCCGACCTATACGAAGCTTGCCTTGATCGGAATTCAGTGGTGGTTAGGA contains:
- a CDS encoding carbohydrate ABC transporter permease is translated as MAAIATPHPTNPTPEKKTNHRTIAALMSIIPGVGQLYNKQFLKGATFFVVVLSYFLVNFELFFKGAGNGPGDRGAIWGLITLGEVPGVRGDHSIFLMVEGIIALILLIFGIAIYVWNFIDAYRIGKLRDMNLEVPSLKMQLRNFRDNGFPYAMLIPSLVLLVFTVVLPLIFTFLIAFTNYKFNNSPPAKLVEWIGIQNFLNIFTVDIFRDTFVSVLGWTLVWTVASTTGVIAIGIGLAVLLNQKGLKGKRFFRSILILSWAVPAFITILIFRSMFNETFGVFNTTLLPAIGLNNGIDWMTDPTYTKLALIGIQWWLGFPYIMTLTTGILQSIPEDLYEAATIDGATSGEKFRLITLPMILFATAPILITQYTFNFNNFNIIYLFNNGGPAVPGQSAGGTDILISWIYKLSLGSNPQYGFAAAITLVLSFFIMTIAVIQFKRSKSFKDEDMI